In Candidatus Methylomirabilota bacterium, the genomic window ATGCCTCCTCCAGCCTGGTCTGCCGAGCGCCGGGCGGCTGCCGGCCGGCCCCGGCCGGCTCATCAGGGCGCACTGTACACCGCTCCGGCCGGCCGTGTACCATCGTCGAGCATGGCTCAGGATCTGCGAAGCTTCCTCGATCTGCTCAAGCGCGAGCGCCCCGCTGATTTGATGCTGATCTCCCGGGAGATCGATCCCGCGCACGAGATCACGGCCCTGGTGGTCAAGCTCGACCGGGAGCTGGGCCGGCGCCCGGTGCTGCTCTTCGAGCGGGTTCGCGGCACCCGGTTCCCCGTCCTCACCAACCTCCACGCCAGCCGCTCCCGCCTGGCCCTGGCCATGAGCACCGCGCCCGCCGAGACGCTCCGCACCTATCTGCGGGCGATGGAGCGCCCGGTCGCGCCGCGCGTCGTGTCGGGCGGGCCCGTGAAAGAGGTCGTGCTCACCGGGGGGCAGGTCGACCTGGGGACGCTGCCGCAGATCGTGCATCACGAGGGGGACGCCGGCGTGTTCCTGACCGCGGCCATCTCCTTCGCCAGACATCCCGACGACCTCGTCTGGAACTGCGCCTACAACCGGCTGATGCTCAAGAGCCGCGACACGACCTCGATCCACCTCACCCTGGGCAAGCACCTCTGGGAGTTTCACCGCGCCGCCGAAGCGCGCAACGAGCCGTTGCCGGTGGCCTTCGCCATCGGCGTGCATCCGGCGCTGGCCCTGGGCGCACTGGCCATCGGCTCCGTGGACGAGGACGAGCGGGCCATCATGGGCGGCCTCCTGGGCGAGCCGCTGGAGCTGGTCCGCTGCGAGACGTCCGACGTGCTCGTGCCCGCGCACGCCGAGATGGTGATCGAGGCCGAGATCCTCCCGCACCAGCGCACCGCCGAGGGCCCCTTCGGGGAGTTCACCGGGTACAGCCTGGGCGAGCGGCCGCGGGAGGTGGTGAAAGTCCGGGCCATCACGCACCGACGGGACGCCATCTTCCAGGACATCAGCGTCGCCCACCTCGACCACCTGCTGCTCTCCACGATCCCCATCGAGGCCAATCTCTATCGCGCCGTCCGCGCGATGGTCCCCACCGTGCGGGCCGTCCGGGTGCCGGCCCCGTTCACCGCCTACGTCTCGCTGGAGCAGCGCATCCCCGGCCAGGCCCGCAACGCGATCCTGGCCGTCCTGGGCGCCGATCTCTACATGAAGCGGGTCGTCGTCGTCGACCACGACGTCGACGTGTTCGACGACCGCCAGGTGAACTGGGCCATCGCCACCCGCTGTCAGCCGGATCGGGACATCACGATCATCACGCACGCCCGCGGCTCGGACCTCGATCCCTCCACAACGCAGGACGGCTACACCGCGAAGTGGGGCGTGGACGCCACCGCCAAGCCCTCGCTGGCGGGCTTCACCCCGCGCCACCGGGTAGCGCCGTCGGTCTACGAGCGGATCGACCCCGGTCAGTTCCTGTCCTGACCCGCCGTGGCGGAGAACTTCGTCCGCCTCCTCGAGGCCGTGGCGCGCCGCGCTCCCGACGCTCCCGCCGTGCTGTGGGACGCCGGCCTGCTGACCTACCGGCGGCTCGATCGCCAGGCCAACGGGTTCGCCCGATTCCTGAGTCATCGCGGTGTGCGGCCCGGCGACCGGGTGGCGCTCTGCATCGCCAACCGCTGGCCGTT contains:
- a CDS encoding UbiD family decarboxylase; translation: MAQDLRSFLDLLKRERPADLMLISREIDPAHEITALVVKLDRELGRRPVLLFERVRGTRFPVLTNLHASRSRLALAMSTAPAETLRTYLRAMERPVAPRVVSGGPVKEVVLTGGQVDLGTLPQIVHHEGDAGVFLTAAISFARHPDDLVWNCAYNRLMLKSRDTTSIHLTLGKHLWEFHRAAEARNEPLPVAFAIGVHPALALGALAIGSVDEDERAIMGGLLGEPLELVRCETSDVLVPAHAEMVIEAEILPHQRTAEGPFGEFTGYSLGERPREVVKVRAITHRRDAIFQDISVAHLDHLLLSTIPIEANLYRAVRAMVPTVRAVRVPAPFTAYVSLEQRIPGQARNAILAVLGADLYMKRVVVVDHDVDVFDDRQVNWAIATRCQPDRDITIITHARGSDLDPSTTQDGYTAKWGVDATAKPSLAGFTPRHRVAPSVYERIDPGQFLS